In Tachysurus fulvidraco isolate hzauxx_2018 chromosome 3, HZAU_PFXX_2.0, whole genome shotgun sequence, a single window of DNA contains:
- the anxa13 gene encoding annexin A13 isoform X2, with protein sequence MGNFQPTIFPYEEFDVVADIKAIRKACKGLGTDEKAIIEILANRSAAQRMEIKQAYFEKYDDLVDVLKSELSGNFENAIIAMLDPPHVFAVKELRRAMKGAGTDEDVLVEILCTATNADIAVYRDTYFQVHERDLESDIAGDTSGDVRRLLTLLLEGNRDESYEVDEVLAEQDAVSLFEAGEGCFGTDESTFSYILATRNYLQLQVTFKAYEAISGTEILDVIENETSGTLKKCYIALVRCAKNPQLYFARRLNAAMKGAGTDEDTLIRIIVGRSEIDLETIKDMYLEKYDMPLKEAISSECSGDFKRLLVAICH encoded by the exons ATGGGAAACTTTCAG CCAACAATTTTTCCTTATGAGGAGTTCGATGTTGTGGCTGACATCAAGGCCATCCGCAAAGCCTGCAAAGGTTTAG GCACTGATGAAAAGGCCATCATTGAAATCCTGGCTAATCGCAGTGCTGCTCAGCGAATGGAGATAAAGCAGGCTTACTTTGAGAAATACGATGAC CTAGTGGACGTCCTGAAGAGCGAGCTGTCTGGGAATTTCGAGAATGCCATCATTGCCATGCTGGACCCACCACACGTGTTTGCTGTGAAGGAGCTGCGCAGGGCGATGAAAGGAGCAGGCACCGATGAGGACGTCCTGGTGGAGATCCTCTGCACTGCCACTAATGCC GATATTGCCGTTTACAGAGATACCTATTTTCAAG TGCACGAGCGGGATCTGGAATCGGATATCGCAGGAGACACCAGTGGAGATGTCCGGAGGCTGCTAACTCTGCTCCTCGAG GGAAATCGAGATGAGAGCTACGAAGTGGACGAAGTTCTGGCTGAACAAGACGCCGTGTCACTGTTCGAG GCCGGAGAGGGTTGCTTCGGCACGGACGAGTCGACGTTCAGCTACATCCTGGCCACTAGGAACTACCTGCAGCTTCAGGTCACGTTTAAAGCCTACGAAGCC ATTTCTGGAACGGAGATTCTGGATGTCATCGAGAACGAAACTTCAGGAACCCTGAAGAAGTGTTACATCGCACTGG TGAGATGCGCTAAGAATCCGCAGCTGTACTTTGCTCGGCGTCTGAACGCAGCCATGAAGGGAGCAGGCACTGATGAGGACACCCTCATCCGCATCATCGTCGGCCGTTCCGAG ATCGACCTGGAGACGATTAAGGACATGTACCTGGAGAAATACGACATGCCTCTGAAGGAAGCCATCAGCTCTGAGTGCAGTGGAGACTTTAAGCGCCTCCTGGTGGCCATCTGCCATTAA
- the anxa13 gene encoding annexin A13 isoform X1, translating into MGNFQPTIFPYEEFDVVADIKAIRKACKGLGTDEKAIIEILANRSAAQRMEIKQAYFEKYDDELVDVLKSELSGNFENAIIAMLDPPHVFAVKELRRAMKGAGTDEDVLVEILCTATNADIAVYRDTYFQVHERDLESDIAGDTSGDVRRLLTLLLEGNRDESYEVDEVLAEQDAVSLFEAGEGCFGTDESTFSYILATRNYLQLQVTFKAYEAISGTEILDVIENETSGTLKKCYIALVRCAKNPQLYFARRLNAAMKGAGTDEDTLIRIIVGRSEIDLETIKDMYLEKYDMPLKEAISSECSGDFKRLLVAICH; encoded by the exons ATGGGAAACTTTCAG CCAACAATTTTTCCTTATGAGGAGTTCGATGTTGTGGCTGACATCAAGGCCATCCGCAAAGCCTGCAAAGGTTTAG GCACTGATGAAAAGGCCATCATTGAAATCCTGGCTAATCGCAGTGCTGCTCAGCGAATGGAGATAAAGCAGGCTTACTTTGAGAAATACGATGAC gAGCTAGTGGACGTCCTGAAGAGCGAGCTGTCTGGGAATTTCGAGAATGCCATCATTGCCATGCTGGACCCACCACACGTGTTTGCTGTGAAGGAGCTGCGCAGGGCGATGAAAGGAGCAGGCACCGATGAGGACGTCCTGGTGGAGATCCTCTGCACTGCCACTAATGCC GATATTGCCGTTTACAGAGATACCTATTTTCAAG TGCACGAGCGGGATCTGGAATCGGATATCGCAGGAGACACCAGTGGAGATGTCCGGAGGCTGCTAACTCTGCTCCTCGAG GGAAATCGAGATGAGAGCTACGAAGTGGACGAAGTTCTGGCTGAACAAGACGCCGTGTCACTGTTCGAG GCCGGAGAGGGTTGCTTCGGCACGGACGAGTCGACGTTCAGCTACATCCTGGCCACTAGGAACTACCTGCAGCTTCAGGTCACGTTTAAAGCCTACGAAGCC ATTTCTGGAACGGAGATTCTGGATGTCATCGAGAACGAAACTTCAGGAACCCTGAAGAAGTGTTACATCGCACTGG TGAGATGCGCTAAGAATCCGCAGCTGTACTTTGCTCGGCGTCTGAACGCAGCCATGAAGGGAGCAGGCACTGATGAGGACACCCTCATCCGCATCATCGTCGGCCGTTCCGAG ATCGACCTGGAGACGATTAAGGACATGTACCTGGAGAAATACGACATGCCTCTGAAGGAAGCCATCAGCTCTGAGTGCAGTGGAGACTTTAAGCGCCTCCTGGTGGCCATCTGCCATTAA